In one Drosophila pseudoobscura strain MV-25-SWS-2005 chromosome X, UCI_Dpse_MV25, whole genome shotgun sequence genomic region, the following are encoded:
- the Ptp4E gene encoding tyrosine-protein phosphatase 10D isoform X3, translating to MDCAAQQPQSQPQQQEEAPAEAEQHTHGRRRLRQQLTQIQPSLAHPHMWILLSILTIFWPQYSSGADLVINVPNASSNDNAFYRIDYSPPFGYPEPNTTIPASEIGKDIKFSRALPGTEYNFWLYYTNSTHQELLTWTVNITTAPDPPASLSVQLRSSKSAFITWKPPRTGNYSGFRIKVLGLTDLPFNRSYALDDRETLQLSVKELTPGGSYQVQAYTIYQGKESVAYTSRNFTTKPNTPGKFIVWFRNETTLLVLWQPPFPAGIYTHYKVSITPDDAIESVLYVEREGEPPGPAQAAFKGLVPGREYNISVQTVSEDETSSVPTTARYLTVPERVLNVTFDEAHTTSSSFRVRWEPPRTYSEFDGYQVMLSTSRRIFNVPRTDAASVTFDYPDILEPGRTYDVVVKTIADNVNSWPATAVVTLRPRPVRFLGGFLDDRSNALHVSWEPAETGKQDGYRIRYHEQTNESEVAVASLHSAPSALDTVIDTALTEYTLDSLQAGRRYLVGVQALSNGVASNVTYITRYTRPAAPIIQELRSIPLGLNISWKSDVNSQQDRYEVHYQRNGTREERTIATNETGLTINYLHAGSGYEIKVYAISHGIRSEPHSYFQAVFPKPPLNLTLQTVHTNLVVLHWQPPEGSDFSEYVVRYRTAASPWQRLANVHESHARIEDMHYGERYLIQVNTISFGVESPSPLELNVTMPPHPVSNVVPLVDSRNLTLEWPRPDGHIDYYTLKWWPTDEGDHVEYKNVTQLEDLTSPSVRIPIEDLSPGRQYKFEVQASSNGIRSGVTHLSTRTMPLIQSDVFISNARAGGTEQAESDAHGNGEEETITLSYTPTPASSTRFDIYRFSMGDPQIKDKEKMANDTERKLTFSGLSPGRLYNVTVWTVSGGVASLPIQRLYRLHPLPISGLEATQVAAREISLRWTAPAGEYTDFELQYLSADEEAPQLLQNVTRLTQITLHGLRPYHNYTFTVVVRSGSSGPSTSSSSSTGREDGQSPPTLMRSSAPISASYQTLAAPPGRVDYFQPSDVQPAEVSFVWLLEPREQHGPIDYFRISCQNIDDAADIVASQEFPANATQGRIDSLVPGNKYIFRIQAKSALGFGAEREHVQLMPILAPPVPEPSVTPLEVGRTSSTIEISYRQSYFSNAHGLVRFYTIIVAEDVGKNASGLEMPSWQDVQSYTVWLPYQAIEPYNPFAAASGVDSANARVVRRSMSPMGGSLLEHFTIGSANCDKHQTGYCNGPLRAGTTYRIKVRAFTDDDKFTDTAYSVPITTERNDTLIVVVTMLSLALIAAILLVAYCQRRCHLIRRASKLSRMQDELAALPEGYVTPNRPIHVKDFGEHYRLMSADSDFRFSEEFEELKHVGRDQACSFANLPCNRPKNRFTNILPYDHSRFKLQPVDDDDGSDYINANYMPGHNSPREFIVTQGPLHSTREEFWRMCWESNSRAIVMLTRCFEKGREKCDQYWPVDRVAMFYGDIKVQLIIDTHFRDWSISEFMVSRNCESRIMRHFHFTTWPDFGVPEPPQSLVRFVRAFRDAIGTDMRPIIVHCSAGVGRSGTFIALDRILQHIHKSDYVDIFGIVFAMRKERVFMVQTEQQYVCIHVCLLAVLEGKEHLLADSLELHANDGYEDDEGIAETGI from the exons TATTCGAGTGGAGCCGATCTGGTGATCAATGTCCCCAATGCGAGCAGCAATGACAATGCCTTCTACAGGATCGACTACAGTCCGCCGTTTGGCTATCCGGAACCGAACACCACGATACCGGCCAGCGAGATTGGCAAGGACATCAAGTTCTCCCGCGCCCTGCCCGGCACCGAGTACAACTTCTGGCTGTACTACACAAACTCCACGCACCAGGAGCTGCTCACCTGGACGGTGAACATAACAACAG CTCCCGATCCGCCAGCGAGTCTGAGCGTACAGTTGCGCTCCAGCAAGAGCGCTTTCATCACATGGAAGCCCCCAAGGACGGGCAATTATTCGGGCTTTCGGATCAAGGTGCTGGGTCTCACCGATCTGCCCTTCAATCGGAGCTATGCGCTGGACGACAGAGAGACGCTCCAGTTGTCGGTCAAGGAGCTGACACCGGGCGGCAGCTACCAAGTGCAGGCCTATACCATCTACCAGGGCAAAGAGTCGGTGGCCTACACGAGTCGCAACTTCACCACAA AGCCGAATACGCCGGGGAAGTTCATTGTGTGGTTCCGGAACGAGACGACGCTCCTGGTGCTGTGGCAGCCGCCGTTTCCGGCCGGCATCTACACTCACTACAAGGTCTCGATTACGCCGGACGATGCCATCGAGAGTGTGCTCTATGTGGAGCGCGAGGGCGAGCCGCCGGGTCCGGCGCAGGCGGCATTCAAGGGCCTCGTCCCAGGGCGGGAATATAATATATCCGTGCAGACGGTGTCCGAGGATGAGACCTCGTCTGTGCCGACCACAGCACGCTACCTCACGGTGCCGGAGCGCGTACTGAATGTGACCTTTGACGAGGCCCACACCACGTCCAGCTCGTTCCGGGTGCGATGGGAACCGCCGCGCACCTACAGCGAATTCGATGGCTACCAGGTGATGCTGTCGACATCGCGGCGAATCTTCAATGTACCTCGCACGGACGCCGCCAGCGTCACCTTCGACTACCCCGATATCCTGGAGCCGGGACGCACCTACGATGTGGTGGTGAAGACCATTGCCGACAATGTCAACTCGTGGCCGGCCACTGCCGTGGTGACGCTGCGTCCACGACCCGTACGCTTCTTGGGCGGTTTCCTGGACGATCGCAGCAATGCGCTGCACGTCTCTTGGGAACCGGCGGAGACGGGCAAACAGGACGGGTATCGCATCAG ATACCATGAGCAAACGAACGAGAGTGAGGTGGCTGTGGCTTCGCTCCATTCCGCTCCATCAGCTCTGGACACGGTGATAGACACCGCGCTCACAGAGTACACGCTGGACTCTCTGCAGGCGGGTAGGCGCTATCTGGTCGGGGTGCAGGCCCTCTCGAATGGCGTCGCCTCGAATGTCACGTACATCACTCGCTACACTCGGCCGGCAGCGCCCATCATCCAGGAGCTGCGCAGCATACCCTTGGGCCTGAATATCAGCTGGAAGAGCGATGTGAATTCACAGCAGGATCGCTACGAGGTGCACTACCAGCGGAATGGCACGCGCGAGGAGCGCACCATAGCCACCAACGAGACGGGGCTGACGATCAACTACCTGCACGCGGGCTCCGGCTACGAGATCAAGGTGTATGCCATCAGTCATGGCATACGCAGTGAGCCGCACTCCTACTTCCAAGCTGTCT TTCCCAAACCGCCTCTCAATCTCACACTGCAGACGGTGCACACAAATCTGGTGGTGCTCCATTGGCAGCCGCCGGAGGGCAGCGATTTCAGCGAGTATGTGGTGCGCTATCGCACGGCTGCATCGCCATGGCAGCGGCTGGCCAATGTCCATGAGAGTCATGCCCGCATCGAGGACATGCACTACGGGGAGCGGTATCTCATCCAAGTGAACACCATCAGCTTTGGCGTGGAGAGTCCCAGTCCATTGGAGCTGAACGTCACCATGCCGCCCCACCCAGTGTCGAATGTGGTGCCGCTGGTCGACTCGCGCAATCTCACCCTCGAATGGCCCCGTCCCGATGGACACATCGACTACTATACCCTCAAGTGGTGGCCCACCGATGAGGGGGATCACGTCGAATACAAGAATGTCACACAACTGGAGGATT TGACATCGCCCAGCGTACGGATACCCATTGAGGATTTGTCGCCCGGCAGACAGTACAAATTCGAGGTGCAGGCCAGCTCCAATGGCATACGATCGGGTGTCACGCACCTCTCTACGCGCACCATGCCTCTGATCCAGTCGGATGTGTTCATTTCGAATGCCCGAGCAGGCGGGACGGAGCAGGCCGAAAGCGATGCCCATGGCAATGGCGAGGAGGAGACCATCACATTGAGCTACACCCCGACACCGGCATCGAGCACACGTTTCGACATCTATCGCTTCTCGATGGGCGATCCCCAGATCAAGGACAAGGAGAAGATGGCCAACGATACGGAGCGCAAGCTGACATTCTCGGGTCTATCGCCGGGTCGTTTGTACAATGTGACCGTGTGGACCGTTAGCGGCGGCGTGGCCAGCCTGCCCATCCAGCGGCTGTACAGGCTCCATCCGCTGCCGATCAGCGGCCTGGAGGCCACACAGGTGGCGGCCCGTGAGATCAGCCTGCGCTGGACGGCGCCCGCGGGGGAGTACACCGACTTTGAGCTGCAGTATCTCAGCGCCGATGAGGAGGCaccgcagctgctgcagaatGTCACGAGGCTGACACAGATAACGCTCCATGGACTACGACCGTACCACAACTATACCTTTACGGTGGTTGTGCGCTCCGGGAGCAGcggccccagcaccagcagcagcagcagcacgggcCGAGAGGATGGACAGTCGCCGCCCACCCTGATGCGCAGCAGTGCCCCGATCTCGGCCAGCTATCAGACACTGGCCGCGCCACCCGGCCGCGTCGACTACTTCCAGCCCAGCGATGTGCAGCCCGCGGAGGTGAGTTTCGTGTGGCTGCTGGAGCCGCGTGAACAGCACGGGCCCATCGATTATTTCCGCATCAGCTGCCAGAATATCGACGATGCGGCGGATATTGTGGCCAGCCAGGAGTTCCCGGCAAACGCCACCCAAGGGCGGATCGATAGCCTGGTGCCCGGCAACAAGTACATCTTTCGCATTCAAGCGAAGTCCGCCTTGGGCTTCGGCGCCGAGCGAGAGCATGTCCAGCTGATGCCCATTCTGGCGCCGCCCGTTCCCGAGCCGAGTGTTACGCCCCTGGAGGTGGGGCGGACGAGCAGTACCATTGAGATCAGCTACCGGCAGAGCTACTTCTCCAATGCCCATGGGCTGGTGCGCTTCTACACGATCATTGTGGCGGAGGATGTGGGCAAGAATGCATCTGGCTTGGAGATGCCCAGCTGGCAGGACGTGCAGTCGTATACGGTGTGGTTGCCCTATCAGGCCATCGAGCCCTACAATCCCTTTGCCGCCGCCTCTGGGGTGGACTCGGCGAACGCGCGTGTCGTCAGGAGGAGCATGAGCCCCATGGGTGGCTCCCTCTTGGAGCACTTTACGATCGGATCGGCCAACTGCGATAAACATCAGACGGGATATTGCAATGGGCCGCTGCGAGCGGGCACCACGTACCGGATCAAGGTGCGTGCCTTCACCGACGACGACAAGTTCACGGACACCGCATACAGTGTGCCCATCACAACGGAGCGCAACGACACCCTCATTGTGGTGGTCACGAtgctgtcgctggctctgaTTGCCGCCATTCTGCTGGTGGCCTACTGCCAGCGACGCTGTCATCTTATTCGTCGCGCCTCCAAGCTGTCGCGGATGCAGGACGAGCTAGCCGCCTTGCCCGAGGGCTATGTGACGCCCAATCGGCCCATTCATGTGAAGGACTTTGGGGAGCACTACCGACTGATGTCCGCCGACTCGGACTTTCGCTTCAGCGAGGAGTTTGAGGAGCTGAAGCATGTGGGACGCGATCAGGCCTGCAGTTTCGCCAATCTGCCGTGCAACCGGCCAAAGAATCGTTTCACCAACATCCTGCCCTACGACCATTCGCGCTTCAAGCTGCAGCCGGtggacgatgacgatggctcGGACTACATCAACGCCAACTACATGCCCGGCCACAATTCGCCGCGTGAGTTCATCGTCACCCAGGGACCGCTGCATTCGACGCGTGAGGAGTTCTGGCGCATGTGCTGGGAGAGCAACTCACGGGCCATTGTCATGCTGACGCGCTGCTTCGAGAAGGGGCGCGAGAAGTGCGACCAGTACTGGCCTGTCGATCGTGTGGCCATGTTCTATGGCGACATTAAGGTCCAACTGATCATCGATACGCATTTCCGGGACTGGAGCATCTCCGAGTTCATGGTCTCCAGG AACTGCGAATCGCGGATCATGAGGCACTTCCACTTCACCACTTGGCCGGACTTTGGGGTGCCGGAGCCGCCGCAGTCGCTGGTGCGTTTCGTGCGCGCCTTTCGCGACGCCATCGGCACCGATATGCGTCCCATTATTGTCCACTGCAGCGCTGGCGTCGGAAGATCGGGCACTTTCATTGCCCTCGATCGGATACTGCAGCACATCCACAAGTCCGACTATGTGGATATTTTTGGCATTGTGTTTGCCATGCGCAAGG AGCGCGTTTTTATGGTGCAGACGGAGCAGCAGTACGTGTGCATCCATGTGTGCCTGCTGGCGGTGCTCGAGGGGAAGGAGCATCTGCTGGCCGATTCTTTGGAGCTGCATGCCAATGACGGCTACGAGG ATGACGAAGGAATCGCCGAGACGGGCATCTAA
- the Ptp4E gene encoding tyrosine-protein phosphatase 10D isoform X1 — MDCAAQQPQSQPQQQEEAPAEAEQHTHGRRRLRQQLTQIQPSLAHPHMWILLSILTIFWPQYSSGADLVINVPNASSNDNAFYRIDYSPPFGYPEPNTTIPASEIGKDIKFSRALPGTEYNFWLYYTNSTHQELLTWTVNITTAPDPPASLSVQLRSSKSAFITWKPPRTGNYSGFRIKVLGLTDLPFNRSYALDDRETLQLSVKELTPGGSYQVQAYTIYQGKESVAYTSRNFTTKPNTPGKFIVWFRNETTLLVLWQPPFPAGIYTHYKVSITPDDAIESVLYVEREGEPPGPAQAAFKGLVPGREYNISVQTVSEDETSSVPTTARYLTVPERVLNVTFDEAHTTSSSFRVRWEPPRTYSEFDGYQVMLSTSRRIFNVPRTDAASVTFDYPDILEPGRTYDVVVKTIADNVNSWPATAVVTLRPRPVRFLGGFLDDRSNALHVSWEPAETGKQDGYRIRYHEQTNESEVAVASLHSAPSALDTVIDTALTEYTLDSLQAGRRYLVGVQALSNGVASNVTYITRYTRPAAPIIQELRSIPLGLNISWKSDVNSQQDRYEVHYQRNGTREERTIATNETGLTINYLHAGSGYEIKVYAISHGIRSEPHSYFQAVFPKPPLNLTLQTVHTNLVVLHWQPPEGSDFSEYVVRYRTAASPWQRLANVHESHARIEDMHYGERYLIQVNTISFGVESPSPLELNVTMPPHPVSNVVPLVDSRNLTLEWPRPDGHIDYYTLKWWPTDEGDHVEYKNVTQLEDLTSPSVRIPIEDLSPGRQYKFEVQASSNGIRSGVTHLSTRTMPLIQSDVFISNARAGGTEQAESDAHGNGEEETITLSYTPTPASSTRFDIYRFSMGDPQIKDKEKMANDTERKLTFSGLSPGRLYNVTVWTVSGGVASLPIQRLYRLHPLPISGLEATQVAAREISLRWTAPAGEYTDFELQYLSADEEAPQLLQNVTRLTQITLHGLRPYHNYTFTVVVRSGSSGPSTSSSSSTGREDGQSPPTLMRSSAPISASYQTLAAPPGRVDYFQPSDVQPAEVSFVWLLEPREQHGPIDYFRISCQNIDDAADIVASQEFPANATQGRIDSLVPGNKYIFRIQAKSALGFGAEREHVQLMPILAPPVPEPSVTPLEVGRTSSTIEISYRQSYFSNAHGLVRFYTIIVAEDVGKNASGLEMPSWQDVQSYTVWLPYQAIEPYNPFAAASGVDSANARVVRRSMSPMGGSLLEHFTIGSANCDKHQTGYCNGPLRAGTTYRIKVRAFTDDDKFTDTAYSVPITTERNDTLIVVVTMLSLALIAAILLVAYCQRRCHLIRRASKLSRMQDELAALPEGYVTPNRPIHVKDFGEHYRLMSADSDFRFSEEFEELKHVGRDQACSFANLPCNRPKNRFTNILPYDHSRFKLQPVDDDDGSDYINANYMPGHNSPREFIVTQGPLHSTREEFWRMCWESNSRAIVMLTRCFEKGREKCDQYWPVDRVAMFYGDIKVQLIIDTHFRDWSISEFMVSRNCESRIMRHFHFTTWPDFGVPEPPQSLVRFVRAFRDAIGTDMRPIIVHCSAGVGRSGTFIALDRILQHIHKSDYVDIFGIVFAMRKERVFMVQTEQQYVCIHVCLLAVLEGKEHLLADSLELHANDGYEVTKIYLERPNQQQQQQQMKPKMGTLGAAMGAKTLRASLALAEELDQELMGKQDEEHTMTGVALSDIIIKPNEEADAEEAEEDDDEDDDDDDDQQPLNNETTATLSTASSSSISEDQVDHQEQQQQQHKQRDQGRICPKSDAETDEDDDDDDDDEDGDKEDGVGAKRREADEDGWW; from the exons TATTCGAGTGGAGCCGATCTGGTGATCAATGTCCCCAATGCGAGCAGCAATGACAATGCCTTCTACAGGATCGACTACAGTCCGCCGTTTGGCTATCCGGAACCGAACACCACGATACCGGCCAGCGAGATTGGCAAGGACATCAAGTTCTCCCGCGCCCTGCCCGGCACCGAGTACAACTTCTGGCTGTACTACACAAACTCCACGCACCAGGAGCTGCTCACCTGGACGGTGAACATAACAACAG CTCCCGATCCGCCAGCGAGTCTGAGCGTACAGTTGCGCTCCAGCAAGAGCGCTTTCATCACATGGAAGCCCCCAAGGACGGGCAATTATTCGGGCTTTCGGATCAAGGTGCTGGGTCTCACCGATCTGCCCTTCAATCGGAGCTATGCGCTGGACGACAGAGAGACGCTCCAGTTGTCGGTCAAGGAGCTGACACCGGGCGGCAGCTACCAAGTGCAGGCCTATACCATCTACCAGGGCAAAGAGTCGGTGGCCTACACGAGTCGCAACTTCACCACAA AGCCGAATACGCCGGGGAAGTTCATTGTGTGGTTCCGGAACGAGACGACGCTCCTGGTGCTGTGGCAGCCGCCGTTTCCGGCCGGCATCTACACTCACTACAAGGTCTCGATTACGCCGGACGATGCCATCGAGAGTGTGCTCTATGTGGAGCGCGAGGGCGAGCCGCCGGGTCCGGCGCAGGCGGCATTCAAGGGCCTCGTCCCAGGGCGGGAATATAATATATCCGTGCAGACGGTGTCCGAGGATGAGACCTCGTCTGTGCCGACCACAGCACGCTACCTCACGGTGCCGGAGCGCGTACTGAATGTGACCTTTGACGAGGCCCACACCACGTCCAGCTCGTTCCGGGTGCGATGGGAACCGCCGCGCACCTACAGCGAATTCGATGGCTACCAGGTGATGCTGTCGACATCGCGGCGAATCTTCAATGTACCTCGCACGGACGCCGCCAGCGTCACCTTCGACTACCCCGATATCCTGGAGCCGGGACGCACCTACGATGTGGTGGTGAAGACCATTGCCGACAATGTCAACTCGTGGCCGGCCACTGCCGTGGTGACGCTGCGTCCACGACCCGTACGCTTCTTGGGCGGTTTCCTGGACGATCGCAGCAATGCGCTGCACGTCTCTTGGGAACCGGCGGAGACGGGCAAACAGGACGGGTATCGCATCAG ATACCATGAGCAAACGAACGAGAGTGAGGTGGCTGTGGCTTCGCTCCATTCCGCTCCATCAGCTCTGGACACGGTGATAGACACCGCGCTCACAGAGTACACGCTGGACTCTCTGCAGGCGGGTAGGCGCTATCTGGTCGGGGTGCAGGCCCTCTCGAATGGCGTCGCCTCGAATGTCACGTACATCACTCGCTACACTCGGCCGGCAGCGCCCATCATCCAGGAGCTGCGCAGCATACCCTTGGGCCTGAATATCAGCTGGAAGAGCGATGTGAATTCACAGCAGGATCGCTACGAGGTGCACTACCAGCGGAATGGCACGCGCGAGGAGCGCACCATAGCCACCAACGAGACGGGGCTGACGATCAACTACCTGCACGCGGGCTCCGGCTACGAGATCAAGGTGTATGCCATCAGTCATGGCATACGCAGTGAGCCGCACTCCTACTTCCAAGCTGTCT TTCCCAAACCGCCTCTCAATCTCACACTGCAGACGGTGCACACAAATCTGGTGGTGCTCCATTGGCAGCCGCCGGAGGGCAGCGATTTCAGCGAGTATGTGGTGCGCTATCGCACGGCTGCATCGCCATGGCAGCGGCTGGCCAATGTCCATGAGAGTCATGCCCGCATCGAGGACATGCACTACGGGGAGCGGTATCTCATCCAAGTGAACACCATCAGCTTTGGCGTGGAGAGTCCCAGTCCATTGGAGCTGAACGTCACCATGCCGCCCCACCCAGTGTCGAATGTGGTGCCGCTGGTCGACTCGCGCAATCTCACCCTCGAATGGCCCCGTCCCGATGGACACATCGACTACTATACCCTCAAGTGGTGGCCCACCGATGAGGGGGATCACGTCGAATACAAGAATGTCACACAACTGGAGGATT TGACATCGCCCAGCGTACGGATACCCATTGAGGATTTGTCGCCCGGCAGACAGTACAAATTCGAGGTGCAGGCCAGCTCCAATGGCATACGATCGGGTGTCACGCACCTCTCTACGCGCACCATGCCTCTGATCCAGTCGGATGTGTTCATTTCGAATGCCCGAGCAGGCGGGACGGAGCAGGCCGAAAGCGATGCCCATGGCAATGGCGAGGAGGAGACCATCACATTGAGCTACACCCCGACACCGGCATCGAGCACACGTTTCGACATCTATCGCTTCTCGATGGGCGATCCCCAGATCAAGGACAAGGAGAAGATGGCCAACGATACGGAGCGCAAGCTGACATTCTCGGGTCTATCGCCGGGTCGTTTGTACAATGTGACCGTGTGGACCGTTAGCGGCGGCGTGGCCAGCCTGCCCATCCAGCGGCTGTACAGGCTCCATCCGCTGCCGATCAGCGGCCTGGAGGCCACACAGGTGGCGGCCCGTGAGATCAGCCTGCGCTGGACGGCGCCCGCGGGGGAGTACACCGACTTTGAGCTGCAGTATCTCAGCGCCGATGAGGAGGCaccgcagctgctgcagaatGTCACGAGGCTGACACAGATAACGCTCCATGGACTACGACCGTACCACAACTATACCTTTACGGTGGTTGTGCGCTCCGGGAGCAGcggccccagcaccagcagcagcagcagcacgggcCGAGAGGATGGACAGTCGCCGCCCACCCTGATGCGCAGCAGTGCCCCGATCTCGGCCAGCTATCAGACACTGGCCGCGCCACCCGGCCGCGTCGACTACTTCCAGCCCAGCGATGTGCAGCCCGCGGAGGTGAGTTTCGTGTGGCTGCTGGAGCCGCGTGAACAGCACGGGCCCATCGATTATTTCCGCATCAGCTGCCAGAATATCGACGATGCGGCGGATATTGTGGCCAGCCAGGAGTTCCCGGCAAACGCCACCCAAGGGCGGATCGATAGCCTGGTGCCCGGCAACAAGTACATCTTTCGCATTCAAGCGAAGTCCGCCTTGGGCTTCGGCGCCGAGCGAGAGCATGTCCAGCTGATGCCCATTCTGGCGCCGCCCGTTCCCGAGCCGAGTGTTACGCCCCTGGAGGTGGGGCGGACGAGCAGTACCATTGAGATCAGCTACCGGCAGAGCTACTTCTCCAATGCCCATGGGCTGGTGCGCTTCTACACGATCATTGTGGCGGAGGATGTGGGCAAGAATGCATCTGGCTTGGAGATGCCCAGCTGGCAGGACGTGCAGTCGTATACGGTGTGGTTGCCCTATCAGGCCATCGAGCCCTACAATCCCTTTGCCGCCGCCTCTGGGGTGGACTCGGCGAACGCGCGTGTCGTCAGGAGGAGCATGAGCCCCATGGGTGGCTCCCTCTTGGAGCACTTTACGATCGGATCGGCCAACTGCGATAAACATCAGACGGGATATTGCAATGGGCCGCTGCGAGCGGGCACCACGTACCGGATCAAGGTGCGTGCCTTCACCGACGACGACAAGTTCACGGACACCGCATACAGTGTGCCCATCACAACGGAGCGCAACGACACCCTCATTGTGGTGGTCACGAtgctgtcgctggctctgaTTGCCGCCATTCTGCTGGTGGCCTACTGCCAGCGACGCTGTCATCTTATTCGTCGCGCCTCCAAGCTGTCGCGGATGCAGGACGAGCTAGCCGCCTTGCCCGAGGGCTATGTGACGCCCAATCGGCCCATTCATGTGAAGGACTTTGGGGAGCACTACCGACTGATGTCCGCCGACTCGGACTTTCGCTTCAGCGAGGAGTTTGAGGAGCTGAAGCATGTGGGACGCGATCAGGCCTGCAGTTTCGCCAATCTGCCGTGCAACCGGCCAAAGAATCGTTTCACCAACATCCTGCCCTACGACCATTCGCGCTTCAAGCTGCAGCCGGtggacgatgacgatggctcGGACTACATCAACGCCAACTACATGCCCGGCCACAATTCGCCGCGTGAGTTCATCGTCACCCAGGGACCGCTGCATTCGACGCGTGAGGAGTTCTGGCGCATGTGCTGGGAGAGCAACTCACGGGCCATTGTCATGCTGACGCGCTGCTTCGAGAAGGGGCGCGAGAAGTGCGACCAGTACTGGCCTGTCGATCGTGTGGCCATGTTCTATGGCGACATTAAGGTCCAACTGATCATCGATACGCATTTCCGGGACTGGAGCATCTCCGAGTTCATGGTCTCCAGG AACTGCGAATCGCGGATCATGAGGCACTTCCACTTCACCACTTGGCCGGACTTTGGGGTGCCGGAGCCGCCGCAGTCGCTGGTGCGTTTCGTGCGCGCCTTTCGCGACGCCATCGGCACCGATATGCGTCCCATTATTGTCCACTGCAGCGCTGGCGTCGGAAGATCGGGCACTTTCATTGCCCTCGATCGGATACTGCAGCACATCCACAAGTCCGACTATGTGGATATTTTTGGCATTGTGTTTGCCATGCGCAAGG AGCGCGTTTTTATGGTGCAGACGGAGCAGCAGTACGTGTGCATCCATGTGTGCCTGCTGGCGGTGCTCGAGGGGAAGGAGCATCTGCTGGCCGATTCTTTGGAGCTGCATGCCAATGACGGCTACGAGG TGACTAAAATTTACTTAGAGCGCccgaatcagcagcagcagcaacagcaaatgaAACCCAAAATGGGAACCCTCGGAGCAGCCATGGGAGCCAAGACCTTGAGGGCATCACTGGCACTGGCCGAGGAGTTGGACCAGGAGCTGATGGGAAAGCAGGACGAGGAGCACACAATGACAGGTGTAGCCCTGTCGGACATTATCATTAAACCGAATGAAGAAGCTGATGCGGAGGAAGCTGAggaagacgacgacgaggacgatgatgacgatgatgatcaGCAGCCATTGAACAATGAGACGACAGCCACATTGTCGACAGCCAGCAGTAGCAGTATTAGTGAGGATCAGGTGGATCatcaggaacagcagcagcagcagcacaaacagCGTGACCAGGGAAGGATTTGCCCCAAGTCCGATGCAGAGACCGACgaagatgatgacgacgatgacgatgacgaagaCGGGGACAAGGAAGATGGAGTTGGGGCCAAGCGTCGCGAGGCTGATGAGGATGGATGGTGGTAG